The genomic segment TAAGTGTTGCAGTGCTATGATTCTGTCACTGGgttaattcagttttattcatagCATACACTAACTCCAAGTTAGGCTGGATAaccaggaaaataaaagaaatccaaGGAAAACTAATTGAGTTAGTTGATTTGGTTTTTCCAATCATTAATGTTATCAGTCAGATATGCagcaaacagcacagctgtcaaATCACTTCCAACAGTACAACCAGGATTAGTGCAGCTGTTTGTTGCTTTAATTTCAACTAATGCAGAGACTTCAGGTGAGTTATACCTTCCAAATCATCAATGGTCTTCTCTAGCTTGGCCACAGACCTCTCTGCAAACTCTGCACGGGTCTCAGCCTAGAAGAAAAACACCAGCACATTATGTGTTGTACACACTCCATTTTTCAACTCTCTCTatagagagaacacacagaaaagaagatCAGTgacatgtgaaatgaaaaaaaaatcctacctCTTTCAGCTTGTCAGTAAGAACTTTAATTTCTTCTTCATATTTGTCCTCCTTTTGTGAATACTGTAATTTAAACATACCCCATGTTAACAAAGCACAATCAGTATTAACAGCTACGAGCAGACAGACTTCCCACTTTAAACTCACTTCTTTGCtgatatataaagtaaaatgtggctaattttaaacttttaaaggagcattttatACGACTGCAGTTCATATTATGATGTTAGATTTAAAAAGGGTGAGTTGCTATTCAAGTTCACACATGCTCCAGCTGGGATGATAATTCAAAGCTGCTGACAGGGGTTCAGCTTGCAAAGACAGTGCAGGACACATTGCAAAAAGTAGGCAAATGGATGGTCATTGCCGAAGTGATGTTGGCCGACGCTTGTCTTGGTGGGTCACAGCCTTTAACAGAAAAGGATATGATAAGAATTCCATGAGGCCTAAACATCCATAACACCAATTTCAATAATTTCAAGTTCAGCAATCATTatgatttatgttgttttcaaatattCCATTGTGACAGTCCTTGGTTTAGACTCCATAGGTTAAAGGGTACAAGTCTCCTTTGCATCTAAGGGCTGTGACATCTGATGTGAAATGTTACCTTTAGTCTTGGTCAACAAGTGTCACTTAACCACACCGTAAAAGCACCAGCTGATGAGCATCATATACACATTTTGAACTTGTGTGAGGAGGAGAAAGCGGAAGACCAGGGACAGCGTATGACAGCGTATGCTGGTTAAACGTGCTTTCTGTAGCTCGTGTCTGTAGTACAATTTCATTGAGCATGAGAATAAACATGAAATGGCACTAGCTGTAGACACTGTATTGTGATTaagctcaaacccacaattagCCTGCATCCTGCAGTAGTGTGTTAAAGTGGACTTAATTCAAATGATTTGAGGCAACTCTTCACTAAAGGTAAAAGCACTTATGAATGCATTTTCAGGGTTtcgctttttttttatcatattgtgttatttcatctattattcctttattttcttaGGTTTAAGTTGTCATATTATTTTAGTATTGTTAAAGTCATAATCTTGGTATTGTGACAACACTATCACCAAGCTTAATCGACCGGTCCTTCTAATTGATGGGATGATAATTCAAAGCTGCTGACAGGGGTTCAG from the Channa argus isolate prfri chromosome 18, Channa argus male v1.0, whole genome shotgun sequence genome contains:
- the LOC137103207 gene encoding tropomyosin alpha-1 chain-like; amino-acid sequence: MFKLQYSQKEDKYEEEIKVLTDKLKEAETRAEFAERSVAKLEKTIDDLEDEVYAQKLKGKALSEELDLALNDMTTL